Proteins co-encoded in one Acanthopagrus latus isolate v.2019 chromosome 10, fAcaLat1.1, whole genome shotgun sequence genomic window:
- the LOC119026907 gene encoding chromosome partition protein Smc-like: MVVSWSNLSPKGQVIVGVAAVCSSAAIAVWMWKRSKKSSHCSSSKEGRNQDSDEIKAKPQHLEKTKEELDNEVYKIIMFLCQRRLLENHRELFKLQLEDVEREREDNKEKIQSVEKLITESEREKATETTEELLREKQKLLSAQWKLERKKEDLEKLQLNTEKVLQCEEADGLLTRMTEKKQNLEKKEEGM, translated from the exons ATGGTTGTTTCATGGTCAAATCTCTCTCCGAAAGGACAAGTTATTGTTGGTGTGGCTGCAGTGTGTAGTTCTGCAGCAATTGCTGTATGGATGTGGAAACGTTCCAAAAAAT CGTCACATTGTTCCTCTTCaaaagaaggaagaaatcaGGACTCAGATGAGATAAAGGCCAAACCTCAACACCTAgagaagacaaaagaagagcTGGACAATGAAGTGTACAagatcatcatgtttttatgcCAGCGGAGGCTTCTGGAGAACCACAGGGAGCTGTTCAAACTGCAGCTGGAAGacgtggagagagagagggaggacaacAAGGAGAAGATCCAGTCAGTGGAGAAGTTAAtaacagagagcgagagagaaaaggcaacTGAGACAACAGAAGAACTcctcagagagaaacagaagctgTTAAGTGCTCAGTggaagctggagaggaaaaaggaagaccTTGAGAAGttgcagctgaacacagagaaagtgctgcagtgtgaagagGCAGACGGTCTTCTGACCAGGATGACCGAGAAGAAGCAGAATttagagaagaaagaggaaggaatgTGA
- the LOC119026849 gene encoding butyrophilin subfamily 3 member A2-like encodes MFCLNRGLFSSIRGSVFQYMVVLLLTGCFRGQAQRVPPSLRMVTLVGEDVMLPCLLEPPLDAVSKTLEWARPDLEPRFVHVWYEGRDLLVNQNPSYRGRTSVSIDKLKQGDLSLLLSAVKLSDHGLYRCYFPQKSKESTVELIVGSVSTPVISTTKYNGSFIDLQCNSTGWYPEPEVFWLDGEGNLLSAGPTETVRGPDDLYTVSSRVTVEKRHSNSFTCRVQQNHINQIREANIQISADSLEATSCSAHVAVLVVFVLLVILAAACVVWKWRQNQTKETKMHREDQTEKTERNQLMGDRENMDRLQERLVRLEEELKKKDERLKRNEEQLKKKDERLKRNEDFEQEVHNKLTEQSEELQQQRDKLKQQQEVMETNINNMEKEIQSVEKMAEGERFYKMKEITLTAKTQLNKRRQEDENLQLQTETITKKNHEMLNMITDGKKEEPQEESQ; translated from the exons ATGTTTTGCCTGAATCGTGGACTGTTCAGTTCCATCAGAGGTTCTGTGTTCCAGTACATGGTGGTCCTCCTTCTGACAGGCTGTTTTAGAG GCCAGGCTCAGAGGGTTCCACCATCTCTGAGAATGGTGACATTAGTTGGTGAAGACGTGATGCTGCCGTGCCTCCTGGAACCTCCCCTGGATGCTGTTTCAAAGACCCTGGAGTGGGCGAGACCTGACCTGGAGCCCAGATTTGTCCATGTGTGGTATGAAGGTCGAGACCTCCTGGTGAACCAAAACCCGTCTTACAGAGGAAGAACATCAGTGTCCATCGACAAACTGAAGCAGGGAGACCTTTCACTGcttctgtctgcagtgaaacTCTCTGATCATGGACTCTACAGATGCTACTTTCCCCAAAAAAGTAAAGAATCCACTGTTGAGCTCATTGTTG gttCTGTCTCCACACCTGTCATATCAACGACTAAATACAACGGCAGTTTTATAGATTTACAGTGTAACTCTACAGGCTGGTATCCAGAACCTGAGGTGTTCTGGCTGGACGGTGAGggaaacctcctctctgctggacctacagagacagtcagaggtccTGATGACCTctatactgtcagcagcagagtgactgtggagaagagacacagcaacagcttcacctgtagagtccaacagaaccacaTCAACCAGATCAGAGAGGCAAATATTCAGATTTCAG cTGACAGCCTCGAAGCCACATCTTGTTCTGCTCATGTTGCTGTTCTAGTGGTTTTTGTGCTCCTTGTTATTCTTGCAGCAGCCTGTGTTGTCTGGAAATGgagacaaaaccaaaccaaag agacaaagatgcACAGAGAGGATcaaactgaaaagacagaaagaaatcagctcatgggagacagagagaacatgGATAGGTTGCAGGAGAGACTGGTAAGACTTGAAGAGGAGTTAAAGAAGAAAGATGAGAGGTTGAAGAGGAATGAGGAGCAGTTgaagaagaaagatgagagGTTGAAGAGGAATGAGGACTTTGAGCAGGAGGTTCATAATAAACTGACTGAACAAAGTGAGGAACtgcaacagcagagagacaaactgaaGCAACAGCAGGAGGTCATGGAGACAAACATTAACAATATGGAGAAAGAGATCCAGTCAGTGGAGAAGATGGCAGAAGGTGAACGAttttacaaaatgaaagaaatcacaTTAACTGCCAAAACTCAGCTGAACAAGAGAAGACAAGAAGATGAAAATCTTCAGCTACAAACAGAGACAATAACGAAGAAAAatcatgaaatgttaaatatgatCACAGACGGGAAGAAGGAGGAACCACAAGAAGAAAGtcagtga
- the LOC119026888 gene encoding low affinity immunoglobulin gamma Fc region receptor III-like isoform X1, protein MEVTALCITLMVDVLLLLNVQSDYYDHKADAAFLHIDPNRLQFFEYDLISFNCVGFHGPAEWRVMTKVPSKTAQYETSTGSVKIKPAFVSHSGAYWCENRNGERTDSVNITITAGDVILESPTLPVMERHSVTLRCTKRATSSNLPADFFKDGHFSRTGYTGEMTIDSVSRSDEGLYKCRISGAGYSAESWLAVGAYVTPAPQDTTSLESHEAPPQPPRRDSLLFVIIVTLAIAVFCVVVLLFLLGLLQRQKHRAAFVSSDAPTAELEEVDEHGSLPNPQIPIYATVRKPKKKRGSQEVIT, encoded by the exons ATGGAGGTGACAGCGCTGTGCATCACACTGA TGGTGGACGTATTGTTGCTGCTCAATGTTCAGAGTGATTACTATGATCACAAAGCTG ATGCAGCTTTTCTTCACATTGATCCAAACAGACTGCAGTTCTTTGAATATGACTTGATCTCATTTAACTGTGTGGGGTTTCACGGTCCAGCTGAATGGAGGGTGATGACAAAGGTTCCCTCAAAAACTGCTCAATATGAGACATCTACAGGATCAGTGAAGATTAAACCAGCCTTTGTATCGCACAGTGGAGCATACTGGTGTGAGAATAGAAATGGAGAGCGGACCGACTCTGTCAACATAACTATCACTG CTGGTGACGTGATCCTGGAGAGTCCTACTCTCCCTGTGATGGAACGACACAGCGTCACTCTGCGCTGTACAAAAAGGGCAACATCCTCCAACCTCCCAGCAGATTTCTTTAAAGATGGCCACTTCAGTAGGACTGGATATACAGGAGAGATGACCATCGACAGTGTTTCCAGGTCTGACGAAGGACTCTACAAGTGCAGAATCTCTGGGGCTGGATATTCTGCAGAGAGCTGGCTGGCTGTTGGAG CATATGTTACTCCTGCACCTCAAGACACAACGTCTCTGGAGAGTCATGAGGCTCCTCCTCAACCTCCTCGCCGTGACTCCCTTCTGTTTGTCATCATAGTAACACTGGCCATCGCTGTTTTCTGTGTGGTAgtactgctgtttttattggGACTGCTACAGcgtcagaaacacagag ctgcatttgtttcctctgatgCACCAACAGCAGAATTAGAAGAAG TGGATGAACATGGAAGTTTACCTAATCCACAAATACCCATATACGCTACTGTCAGAAAACCCAAGAAGAAGAGAG GTAGTCAAGAGGTTATCACATGA
- the LOC119026888 gene encoding low affinity immunoglobulin gamma Fc region receptor III-like isoform X2 codes for MEVTALCITLMVDVLLLLNVQSDYYDHKADAAFLHIDPNRLQFFEYDLISFNCVGFHGPAEWRVMTKVPSKTAQYETSTGSVKIKPAFVSHSGAYWCENRNGERTDSVNITITAGDVILESPTLPVMERHSVTLRCTKRATSSNLPADFFKDGHFSRTGYTGEMTIDSVSRSDEGLYKCRISGAGYSAESWLAVGAYVTPAPQDTTSLESHEAPPQPPRRDSLLFVIIVTLAIAVFCVVVLLFLLGLLQRQKHRAAFVSSDAPTAELEEVDEHGSLPNPQIPIYATVRKPKKKRGY; via the exons ATGGAGGTGACAGCGCTGTGCATCACACTGA TGGTGGACGTATTGTTGCTGCTCAATGTTCAGAGTGATTACTATGATCACAAAGCTG ATGCAGCTTTTCTTCACATTGATCCAAACAGACTGCAGTTCTTTGAATATGACTTGATCTCATTTAACTGTGTGGGGTTTCACGGTCCAGCTGAATGGAGGGTGATGACAAAGGTTCCCTCAAAAACTGCTCAATATGAGACATCTACAGGATCAGTGAAGATTAAACCAGCCTTTGTATCGCACAGTGGAGCATACTGGTGTGAGAATAGAAATGGAGAGCGGACCGACTCTGTCAACATAACTATCACTG CTGGTGACGTGATCCTGGAGAGTCCTACTCTCCCTGTGATGGAACGACACAGCGTCACTCTGCGCTGTACAAAAAGGGCAACATCCTCCAACCTCCCAGCAGATTTCTTTAAAGATGGCCACTTCAGTAGGACTGGATATACAGGAGAGATGACCATCGACAGTGTTTCCAGGTCTGACGAAGGACTCTACAAGTGCAGAATCTCTGGGGCTGGATATTCTGCAGAGAGCTGGCTGGCTGTTGGAG CATATGTTACTCCTGCACCTCAAGACACAACGTCTCTGGAGAGTCATGAGGCTCCTCCTCAACCTCCTCGCCGTGACTCCCTTCTGTTTGTCATCATAGTAACACTGGCCATCGCTGTTTTCTGTGTGGTAgtactgctgtttttattggGACTGCTACAGcgtcagaaacacagag ctgcatttgtttcctctgatgCACCAACAGCAGAATTAGAAGAAG TGGATGAACATGGAAGTTTACCTAATCCACAAATACCCATATACGCTACTGTCAGAAAACCCAAGAAGAAGAGAG GTTACTGA